Proteins encoded by one window of Oncorhynchus gorbuscha isolate QuinsamMale2020 ecotype Even-year unplaced genomic scaffold, OgorEven_v1.0 Un_scaffold_910, whole genome shotgun sequence:
- the LOC124020783 gene encoding forkhead-associated domain-containing protein 1-like, with the protein MLKWFSNEDGTPGQGALGTPQGGGGAGGGEGGQAALVEVAERLAQTEQLVAQLKELIREKDGSLRTKDEQLKAEKEACEAKLSKMRLQNKAKVTSLSAQLEELKKGGAAGGGAGGQGTPTHSKKGGVEGSEQASRGKILLLRKKVEELEHQLSQRDEELEVKSRELEAQRQRGADMDAMLVERNRKLSEKEAYIVHLQTGLATGEQTATPPAQPDTEHMALPEESGVGSLAELQLLVLSLTRKVGEGDERHSLLQEQTESLKELLVTEKATFEDKENMYKQNIQTFKDIILQKDNKLMEVNQMHEQELFKLAAKSDASADLEQLLKALKQKLHEKEEVLQGKNQVIDVLQGEVDSRDQQIKDLVERARRLQVERESLGSKMEAEKHVMRAQLRDLLEKHQGELRRAAECHEAQLAEREQALRGQLQEELGRNPVAELQTQTQAGSGRDSPATAQRMNELEAQAKLKSEEASKSEAKFLKIKAWSKSRIRQLEDELRKSQSGRAGPDVTSLRSRVTDLEEEREETLWKLEQYDEIKAKNDVLEMCWNMSSHVLSFVLM; encoded by the exons ATGCTGAAGTGGTTTTCCAATGAAGATGGCACTCCTGGCCAGGGA GCGCTCGGCACCCCccagggtggtggtggtgctggaggaggagaaggaggccaGGCAGCCCTGGTGGAGGTGGCGGAGCGGCTGGCCCAGACAGAGCAGCTGGTGGCCCAGCTGAAGGAGCTGATCCGTGAGAAGGATGGCTCGCTGCGCACCAAAGACGAGCAGCTCAAG GCAGAGAAGGAGGCGTGCGAGGCCAAGCTGTCCAAGATGCGTCTCCAGAACAAAGCCAAGGTCACCTCCCTCAGCGCCCAGCTGGAGGAGCTGAAGAAAGGAGGTGCTGCCGGGGGTGGAGCTGGGGGCCAGGGGACTCCCACCCACAGTAAGAAG GGAGGTGTAgagggaagcgagcaggccagcCGTGGGAAGATCCTCCTCCTTAGGAAGAAGGTGGAGGAGCTGGAGCATCAGCTGTCACAGAGAGATGAGGAACTGGAAGTCAAG TCACGAGAGCTGGAGGCCCAGAGGCAGCGTGGTGCGGACATGGACGCCATGCTGGTGGAGCGAAACAGGAAGCTGTCAGAGAAGGAGGCCTACATAGTCCACCTGCAGACTGGCCTGGCCACCGGAGAGCAGACGGCCACGCCTCCAGCCCAACCAGACACGGAGCACATG GCGTTGCCGGAGGAGAGCGGAGTGGGCTCCCTGGCGGAGCTGCAGCTGTTGGTCCTAAGTCTGACCAGGAAGGTGGGCGAGGGTGATGAACGTCACAGCCTGCTGCAGGAACAGACTGAGAGCCTCAAGGAGCTCCTAGTCACAGAAAAGGCCACCTTCGAGGACAAGGAGAACATGTACAAGCAAAAC ATCCAGACGTTTAAAGACATCATTCTGCAGAAAGACAACAAGCTAATGGAGGTAAACCAGATGCATGAGCAGGAGCTCTTCAAATTGGCCGCCAAGTCTGACGCCAGCGCTGATCTGGAACAG CTCCTGAAGGCTCTGAAACAGAAACTACATGAGAAGGAGGAGGTGCTGCAGGGTAAAAACCAGGTGATTGATGTCCTCCAGGGGGAGGTGGACTCCAGAGACCAGCAGATCAAG GACCTTGTGGAGCGGGCGCGGCGGCTGCAGGTGGAGCGCGAGAGCCTCGGGTCCAAGATGGAGGCTGAGAAGCACGTGATGCGGGCTCAGCTGCGTGACCTCTTGGAGAAGCATCAGGGCGAGCTGCGCCGTGCCGCCGAGTGTCACGAGGCCCAGCTGGCCGAGCGGGAGCAGGCACTTCGCGGGCAGCTACAGGAGGAGCTGGGAAGGAACCCTGTCGCTGAGCTTCAGACCCAAACGCAAGCAGGGAGTGGCAGGGATTCTCCAGCCACGGCCCAGAGGATGAACGAGCTGGAAG CACAAGCCAAGCTGAAATCTGAGGAGGCCAGTAAATCGGAAGCCAAGTTCCTAAAGATAAAAGCCTGGTCAAAGTCTCGTATTCGACAGCTGGAGGACGAGCTGAGGAAAAGCCAG TCTGGCAGAGCGGGCCCTGATGTGACGTCCCTGCGTAGCCGCGTCACGGATCTGgaggaggagcgggaggagaCGCTGTGGAAGCTGGAGCAGTACGACGAGATCAAGGCCAAGAACG ATGTActggag atgtgctggaACATGTCCTCTCATGTCCTGTCCtttgtcctcatgtag